ACGCTGCGGAGAGCCGCGATGCCGCTCCGTCCTTCCCGCTTGCGCAAGGCGTGTGCCGCAACCGCGTTGCTCGCCCTGCTGTTGACGACCCTGCTGCCATCGGCAATGTCGCCGCTTGCCGGCGGCAGCGCCGGTGCGGACACCGGGGCGGTGCCGGTGCTGCGGGTGGACGGCGCGATCGGACCGGCGAGTGCCGATTACCTCCACAAGGGCCTCGCCCGCGCCGCCGCCGGCGCTGCGCCGCTGCTGGTGATCGAGCTCGACACGCCGGGTGGGCTCGACACTTCGATGCGCGCGATCATCCGGGACATCCTCGCCGCGCCGCTGCCGGTGGCGGTGTTCGTCGCCCCCGAAGGCGCCCGCGCCGCCAGCGCCGGCACCTACCTCCTTTACGCCAGCCACATCGCGGCGATGGCCCCGGCGACCAACCTCGGCGCCGCCACTCCGGTGGCGATCGGCATCGGCGGCGCCCAGCCGGGCCGGACCGCGCCGCGGCAGGAGGCGGATGAAGCCACCCCCGAAGCCGCCCCCGGTGACGCCGGAGCGCCCGAAGCGCCCGGCGACGCCGGGCGTGCCCCCACCCCGCCGGCCCCCTTCCCGCCGGCCTCCGCCCCCGAGCCCCGCCCGCAGGCCGCGCCCGCCGGGCAGGAGGAGGCGGCCGGCGCCCGCGCGCGCCGCCCCGCCCGCGATGCCGCGCCTGCCGCCGACGCGATGAGCGCCAAGTCGGTGTCCGACGCTGCCGCCTATCTGCGCAGTCTCGCCCAGCTGCGCGGGCGCGACGTCGACTTCGCCGAGCGTGCGGTGCGCGAAGCGGCCAGCCTGTCGGCCGAAGAAGCGCTCGCCCGCGGCGTGATCGACCTCATCGCGGTCGACGTCGCCGATCTGTTGCAAAAGCTCGACGGCCGCACGGTGAGCGTGCTCGACGGCGAGCGCACGCTCGCCACCGCCGGGCTCGCCATCGAACGCATCGACCCCGACTGGCGCAACCGCGTCCTCGCCGTGCTCGCCAACCCCCAGGTGGCGCTGATCCTGATGATGATCGGGATCTACGGACTGTTCTTCGAATTCACCTCGCCCGGCTTCGGCGTACCCGGCGTGGCCGGCGCGATCTCGCTGCTGATCGCGCTCTACGCCTTCCAGCTGCTGCCGGTGAACTGGGCCGGGGTGCTGCTGCTGGCGATCGGCGCCGCGCTGATGCTGGCCGAGGCCTTCCTCCCCAGCTTCGGCGTGCTCGGCGTCGGCGGCATCATCGCCTTCGTCGTCGGCGGCCTGTTCCTGATCGACAGCGAGGTGCCCGGCTTCGGCATTCCCCCCGCCCTCGTCATCGGCCTCGCCCTCGCCAGCGCGGCGATCCTGCTCGCCATCGGCAGCCTCGCCGCGCGCAGCTTCAAGCGTCCGGTGGTGAGCGGCCGCGAGCAGATGCTCGGCGCCCCCGCCACCGTGCTCGGCCCCGCCGACGCCGGCTGCTGGTGGGTCGCCGTCCACGGCGAGAACTGGCGCGCACGCGCTGCCGTGGCGCTCGCCGCCGGCGACACGGTGCGGGTCGAGCGGATCGACGGCCTCGTTCTCGAAGTCTCGCCCGCCGGCGCCTCTCCTGCCCCGGCTTCAGCGCCACCCCCGGCGCCTGCCCCGACGCCCGGCCCGGCGCCAACTTCAACGCCCGGGAGCACACCATGATCTTCGACTTCCAGTTCGGCCTCGCCCCGCTGATCCTGCTGCTGATCTTCCTCGTCGCGGCCTCGCTCAAGATCCTGCGCGAATACGAGCGCGGCGTCATTTTCCTGCTCGGGCGCTTCTGGAAAGTGAAAGGCCCCGGCCTGGTGATCGTGATTCCCGGCATCCAGCAGATCGTCAAGGTGGACCTGCGCGTGGTGACCATGGACGTGCCCGCGCAGGACGTGATCTCGCGCGACAACGTCTCGGTCAAGGTCAATGCGATCGTGTTCTTCCGCGTCGTCGACCCGCAAAAGGCGATCATCCAGGTGGAAAACTTCCTCGTCGCCACCAGCCAGCTCGCCCAGACCACGCTGCGCGCGGTGCTCGGCAAGCACGAACTGGACGAGATGCTGTCCGAGCGCGAAAAGCTCAACCTCGACGTGCAGCAGATCCTCGACGCCCAGACCGACGCCTGGGGGATCAAGGTCGCCAACGTCGAGATCAAGCACATCGACCTCAACGAGACCATGGTCCGCGCCATCGCCCGCCAGGCCGAAGCCGAGCGCGAGCGCCGCGCCAAGGTGATCCACGCCGAAGGCGAGAAGCAGGCCGCCCAGGCCCTGCTCGAAGCCGCCGAAATGCTCGCCCGCGAACCGGCGGCGATGCAGCTGCGCTACCTCCAGACACTCACCCAGGTCGCCGGCGACAAGAGCTCGACCCTGGTGTTCCCGGTGCCAGTGGATCTGCTCGGACAGCTGGCGAAGCAGCCTGCCGCCGAACGATAACCCCCCGGCGCCGGATGCGAGGACAGCCTGTCGGCCGCCTTGCTGAACAGCACATCCATGCGCACCGCCGCGACCGGATTTCGCTCGGTGAGGTAAGCCCAGATATCAGCCCGGTCCTGAAAAGCTTCCGGCGACCACCGGACTTTCACAGACCGCCCTCGGCACTCTCACGCCGAGCAGCGAATTCCGCCTCCACTTCGTCATTCGTGCACCCTCGCCCGGCGCGCATCGAAGTCCGCGCCACATCGACTTTCCGCTGCAGGAAAGACGCGTACTCGCGCGCCTCGCGCTGGCGCTCGATGAACTCTCGCATCAGCTCACGCACGACCTGAGAGGCCGGGCGATGTGCGGCTTCCGCTTCCGCGATGAACGCAGCACGCAGTTCCGGCTCCAGCTTCAGAGTGAACACGGCTTCTTTGGGCACGGCTGACCTCACTTTACTTTGTCGATACACACGTTGTACTAACGTAGTAAGTATATGAGCGTCGAACCGCGGGATAAATCCCGATTCCGCTACCGCCCGGCGCTGCTGCGCGACGCCCATGTCGCGCCCGTGCGCCGCCACAGGTCGCGCGCGAGGCCGATGAACGCAGTGCCCCAGGCGACCAGCGCGGTGTACAGGAAGATCCGCGGCAGCCCCTGGAGAAAATCGAACTGCATCGCCGCGGCCATCCAGTGGGTGCTCGCGGCGTACATCCCGAGCGGGAACACCGCGCCCCAGTACAGCGGGTCGTATTTCAGCGGAAAGCGCTTATACACGTGGCGCCACAGGGCGAGAATGACCAGCATCGGAATCCACCATGTGCCGGTCGCCCAGTAGAACACGGTGAAGCCTTTGAGGAAGGGCAGCAGCGAACTCAGGTACGGGGCGTCGGGCGCATTCACGATCAGCAGCGATCCGGCCAGCGTCGAGATCGCCATCGCGCCCATATTGATCCAGTACGGCGGCGTCAGATCGCCGGGAGAGAACCGGAAAAACGTGTAGCGGTAGAAGATCAGCGACATCATCCAGATATACAGCATCCCGCCCCACAGCCACATCGACAGGGCGAGGAAGTTCAGTTCGAGCCGGTAAGGCTGGGCGAGGTGGTTTGCGAGTAGCGCGCCGAGCACCGCGATCGACTGGGTCGCGACGACCGCGAGCAGCCAGCCGCCGCTGATCCCCTGGTCCAATGTCGGCTTTTGCTCCTTGACGGTGAACGCGGTGAAGATCGTGTACGTCAGCCCCACCCACAGCGCGATCGCGACGAACCACAGCCCGAGCGCCGCGCGCTCGCTGCCGGCGAGGATCAGGAACTGGCTGCCGAGGATGCTGCTCGCCGCAACCGCGGTGAAGAAGCCCGGACCGCGCAGGTGATCGACCATGTCGCCGAAAAAGCGCTGCGGAAAGCGGATCATGCGCAGCACGTACAGCAGGCCGATGACGCCGTACATCGCGCAATTGACCACGAACAGCGCCCATGCCAGTCGCGGCATGGCGAGCAGGTCGGCCGTCAGGGAAATGATCCCGGTCGCCATGACCACGCCGAAATACGCCGGCGACATGGCCGCGAGATCGGCCAGGAGGCGGCTTGCGCCTGCTCGGGACATGTCTCCTCCTTATCCACGCCGGGATCAGGGGAAAAAGAATAGCACGCAGCGAGATGCCTCCCGGTCCGGGTCCATACCCCGGCAGGTCGCGATCGCGAGGATGGCCGGCACGGCGCGGCTCCCGATCCGCGCCGGGTGCAAGGTCGATGCCGGGTGGCGTGACTGCCGGATGGCACGGCAAGGCTCGAAGCCGCGACTGAGGTATGATCCGCGCACAAGCCGCTGCTCGGGAAATCGGGGATTGCTCTTTCGTTTCCGTCATTTCCGAAGAACAAGAAATTCATCGAAGACGGGGGGCCGAGGGTGCTGTCGCTGCTTCGCAACGTTGAGGCCATCTCCGCCAGCAGGAACAGGGCAAAACTGCATTACACGCTGCTGCGCACCGTATCCCTGCTCCTCGGCGGCAAGGCCGACGTGGGGATTTTCGCCTGCGCGCCGCAGGGCGAGGCCACGCTCAGGCTGTGTTCCGGTCCGACGATCATGAATTCGGCCCTCGCCCTCTGGCCCCCGCTCCTCGACCAGGTGCGCAGCGACGGCAGGGACATCACCCGCGTCGTGCACGGCCGGGTGTGCGGCGCGCTGATGCTGCAGGCATCGGAACTGGGCGGTGAGCCGCTGATCCTGGCCTACGGCACCGATCACGGCCCGCAGTCGAAGCCGGCGGACGAGGTGTCGGGCGAGATCGCGGTCCTGGCCCGCATCTACGGCAACCAGATCAGGCTGCTCGACTACAGCGAACTCGACTCGCTGACCCGCCTGCTCAACCGCAAGACGTTCGACGAGACCTTCGACCGGCTGCTGACGCCGCCCACCCCCGATGATGACGAGGTCATGGACGAGCGCCGGCATGCCGCACAAAACGACAGCCC
The window above is part of the Thauera aromatica K172 genome. Proteins encoded here:
- a CDS encoding type II toxin-antitoxin system RelE/ParE family toxin, giving the protein MKVRWSPEAFQDRADIWAYLTERNPVAAVRMDVLFSKAADRLSSHPAPGGYRSAAGCFASCPSRSTGTGNTRVELLSPATWVSVWR
- a CDS encoding slipin family protein is translated as MIFDFQFGLAPLILLLIFLVAASLKILREYERGVIFLLGRFWKVKGPGLVIVIPGIQQIVKVDLRVVTMDVPAQDVISRDNVSVKVNAIVFFRVVDPQKAIIQVENFLVATSQLAQTTLRAVLGKHELDEMLSEREKLNLDVQQILDAQTDAWGIKVANVEIKHIDLNETMVRAIARQAEAERERRAKVIHAEGEKQAAQALLEAAEMLAREPAAMQLRYLQTLTQVAGDKSSTLVFPVPVDLLGQLAKQPAAER
- a CDS encoding GGDEF domain-containing protein, with the protein product MLSLLRNVEAISASRNRAKLHYTLLRTVSLLLGGKADVGIFACAPQGEATLRLCSGPTIMNSALALWPPLLDQVRSDGRDITRVVHGRVCGALMLQASELGGEPLILAYGTDHGPQSKPADEVSGEIAVLARIYGNQIRLLDYSELDSLTRLLNRKTFDETFDRLLTPPTPDDDEVMDERRHAAQNDSPAWLAVIDIDHFKRINDSFGHLFGDEVLLRMGELMRKTFRSGDRLFRFGGEEFVVLLNAPDEAQALATFERFRVSVESHPFPQVGTVTCSIGFTAVAETDVPTDVVGRADEALYFAKDNGRNRVSCYERLLGDGLIARKEEAPAGTDFDIDALFDLK
- a CDS encoding tellurite resistance/C4-dicarboxylate transporter family protein; the protein is MSRAGASRLLADLAAMSPAYFGVVMATGIISLTADLLAMPRLAWALFVVNCAMYGVIGLLYVLRMIRFPQRFFGDMVDHLRGPGFFTAVAASSILGSQFLILAGSERAALGLWFVAIALWVGLTYTIFTAFTVKEQKPTLDQGISGGWLLAVVATQSIAVLGALLANHLAQPYRLELNFLALSMWLWGGMLYIWMMSLIFYRYTFFRFSPGDLTPPYWINMGAMAISTLAGSLLIVNAPDAPYLSSLLPFLKGFTVFYWATGTWWIPMLVILALWRHVYKRFPLKYDPLYWGAVFPLGMYAASTHWMAAAMQFDFLQGLPRIFLYTALVAWGTAFIGLARDLWRRTGATWASRSSAGR
- a CDS encoding NfeD family protein — translated: MPLRPSRLRKACAATALLALLLTTLLPSAMSPLAGGSAGADTGAVPVLRVDGAIGPASADYLHKGLARAAAGAAPLLVIELDTPGGLDTSMRAIIRDILAAPLPVAVFVAPEGARAASAGTYLLYASHIAAMAPATNLGAATPVAIGIGGAQPGRTAPRQEADEATPEAAPGDAGAPEAPGDAGRAPTPPAPFPPASAPEPRPQAAPAGQEEAAGARARRPARDAAPAADAMSAKSVSDAAAYLRSLAQLRGRDVDFAERAVREAASLSAEEALARGVIDLIAVDVADLLQKLDGRTVSVLDGERTLATAGLAIERIDPDWRNRVLAVLANPQVALILMMIGIYGLFFEFTSPGFGVPGVAGAISLLIALYAFQLLPVNWAGVLLLAIGAALMLAEAFLPSFGVLGVGGIIAFVVGGLFLIDSEVPGFGIPPALVIGLALASAAILLAIGSLAARSFKRPVVSGREQMLGAPATVLGPADAGCWWVAVHGENWRARAAVALAAGDTVRVERIDGLVLEVSPAGASPAPASAPPPAPAPTPGPAPTSTPGSTP
- a CDS encoding antitoxin of toxin-antitoxin stability system — encoded protein: MPKEAVFTLKLEPELRAAFIAEAEAAHRPASQVVRELMREFIERQREAREYASFLQRKVDVARTSMRAGRGCTNDEVEAEFAARRESAEGGL